The genomic window GCCGCCCATGCCCTCCTTCCGCGCTTGCTTCAAGAGCATCTTTCGCATCCACACAGAGACCGGCAATATCTGGACCCATCTGCTTGGTGAGCAGTCAGGCGGGGAGGGCGGTCCTGGCCGTCCCCTTAGTGCCAACGGGGTGTATGGCCTTTGTCCCTGGGAGGGAGCACAGGGTTGTTCTGATTGCTTGAGCGTGGCTGGCGTTGGGCCAGCTTTGAAGCTGCCACTGCGCTCATTGACGCCATCGCTGATCTTGAAGCGGCGGCCGGGGTGGTGGGGTGTGGGGCGGGGCGCCTGGCAATGGGAGAGGAGGTTGTGCTGCCTGCAAGGGCTGTCCTTGCCTGGGCGGTTCCTCTCTTTCATAATTCCCACAACCAAAGGCCAGCGTTCTGAAAACTGGTCCTTTGGTCTGGATTTAGATGAGCGGCACCCTTTTCTGCTGCAATTCAGACTCGTACGGTAGCAGTCACTACAGCAGGTTTTGGTCCCGCTGTAGCAATGCTCACATttgcctctcctcttctccctcaggTTTCGTACTGTTCCTCTTTTTGGGAATCTTAACCATGCTCAGGCCAAATATGCACTTCATGGCCCCCCTGCAGGAGAAGGTGGTTTTCGGGATGTTCTTCCTGGGCGCCGTGCTATGCCTCAGCTTCTCCTGGCTCTTCCACACCGTCTACTGTCATTCAGAGAAAGTCTCTCGCACTTTTTCCAAGTAAGTCGAAAGAACGTCAGTAGGGACAGATAGTGCACTGTTGTCATAGCTGTGGTCCAAGTGCTGATACACTGACACCTCCAGGGACCCCTGACAACGCCCACGGGCCCAGCGGGAAGGCTGGCCGTCTTGTGGGTGTGACAGGCAGGTGACGAGCTTTGCTCTTAACTCCTTCACGCCAAAGTTCATGGCAGCCTCCTCCACAGAAGCAGCCACCTGCGGGGACACTTCCGCCCTGCGCAGTGCTGTCGTGAAGCGTGGAGAACAGCAGTAGTCATCCCTCCCGTTGGCCCAGGGAAGAGCAGggcatgggggcggggggggtggagggggcagccCCCCTGCCACCGTGAAGTGGAGCTTATCTGGGCTGCCCACACGTCGCTGCCTGGCTCAGATGTCCGTCATCTGAGCTCCCAAGTCCCCAACGTGGAGCCTGCAGTCCATTTGTTGGCTTGTCCTTGTTATTCTGggctttggtggtggtggtgcgtTACTCTGTTTGTCCCCAACACTGGTAACACAGATCCATTTGAAAGATTTACAAAGTCAGTTAGAACAGTAACCCTTAATACTACTCCcaatgtaagggttttatttttagagcTCAGCCTATCAGAGCCCTTCCTGAATGTGAAGCAGGGAACCTTCTGGATTTAAGTACCCAGGAGGGGAATGTGGCTGCTCACGACTCAGGCAGGGAGAGAGCTCTGTGACCGGGATTCTTAGCGACTTCTCCTCTGTAGAATAGACGGGCTTCATCTTGTAGTACAAGATCCAAGACATAGGGCAGGTTATATGGGAGCTGAGGGTCAAATCTGGGAGCCagtgaagaacagaaagaaccAGGTAGACGAGCCGTTGGAATTCTTCATTTCTCCACTGACGCgtttcatttttgtgtcttttataGACTGGATTATTCAGGGATTGCTCTGCTGATTATGGGGAGCTTCGTCCCCTGGCTCTACTACTCCTTCTACTGCTCCCCACAGCCACGGCTCATCTACCTCTCCGTTGTCTGTGTTCTGGGCATCTCTGCCATCATCGTGGCCCAGTGGGACCGGTTTGCCACTCCCAAACACCGGCAGACAAGAGCAGGTGGGTAGGAAGACTGTGGAACCTTGAGCCCCACAGCTCAGCCCTGGGCCCTAAGGCGTGCGGTTTGGGGACCCCAGCCTAACCCTGGGTTGTGTTTAGCACTCGTGGAACAGCATGGATTTTCAAAGCTCTCTTCCCCCAAGTTTCATAATGTTTTAACAGAATGCTAATAGGACGTTTAATTACCACACTGGCCAGTTAGCTGCAAATGTAGAAATGACTGCTCTTACATTTGGTTTGAGAAGTTAAAACTGACAAAACACAGTTGTTGTAGTGACATGAATCCTAAGCATTCAAAGCAAAGGGTTAAAATTAAAACAGCTCGACTTGTTCTACCAGGGAGTAGAAGATTGGTTTGGTGAAGGACAGACCTTGAGCATAAACACTGGTAACGACTGTTGTAACAGGCGCACGCCCAGACATCTGTGAGGTCTCACCTCATCTCTTCTACTCACATCTTACTGGAAGTTAATGGCGGTGTTAACGATGTCAGTAGGACATCAGATCGGTGTACAGGCCACGCTCACAAGCAGTATTCACAGCAGTCTGGCCGAGCCCACACCACAGGCCTGTCACAGACCTTAAGAAACATCACCTAGGCTTTATTTTAAGCTTTACTGCTTGCAGCAGCACACCGATTACCTCTTTTGACTTAATTCTGGTGTGTTTTAACCTTTGCTTAAAAGAATCAACTATTCATCAAGCACCGAGcacgtgccaggcattgtgctctGCACGTGTGTGGAGGAGGGAGTCCAGCCTGCAGTCGTGTATGGTAGTGTCGACACATGTGCCCAGCTCCCCTTGTTTGTGAGTCCCCACAGTCACACACAGCTGCTGTCGGGGTACCTCTCCCTGCTCGGGGTCACAGGCCTGCTGACCGAGTCTCTTATGACCTTAATGATGGGAAACCCATCCTGCTCCTCTCTGGCCACCGGAAGCCTGGCCGTCGAGCTTCCGTACCCAAGTCAGCTATCAGGGGGTGTGGACAGACCATTTTGCCTAGGTTTCTTACCAAATGATAAAGAGTGTGAGATGTGGGTTCTTGGTCCTTAGAAGGTAATAGCTTTATAAGCATTTACACAGTCTTTTTCCCATTCTGGATGTCCAAGAAGTCGCTGCTGACTTCTTCATCTTGTGGCCAAATGTCCTAAGCAGGCACTGGCCACCAGAGAACAGCTAAGAGCCATGGACGCATGACTGCAGAGGCGTCAGTGCCTTGGTGGAGTGGCTGCCTCGGGCTGACGGCTTCTGTCTGTGCAGGCGTGttcctgggcctgggcctgagcGGTGTGGTACCCACGATGCATTTCACCATCGCCGAGGGCTTTGTCAAGGCCACCACGGTGGGCCAGATGGGCTGGTTCTTCCTCATGGCCGTGATGTACATCACTGGGGCCGGCCTCTACGCGGCTCGAATCCCTGAGCGCTTCTTTCCTGGAAAGTTTGACATTTGGGTAAGAAGCGGCTCCTCCCTGTGATGGGTGGGGACTGGCCTGGAGTTAAAAGGGCAGTACGAGACTTCGGGTCGGGCACTGtttgtggtacatacatatacatgggAGAAATAACCaacattaacattttggtgtattccTGAcaggacttttaaaattttttctacaaCAGATATAtcactttcatgataaaaaattttaaggtgCAACTAGGAGAGGTAAATGCTTTCTCCGCCTTACTCCCAGTCCTTCCGTGCCACTTCCCTAAGGACTCTTCTCGTTGTCCCTACAGTTCCAGTCTCATCAGATTTTCCACGTCCTGGTGGTGGCGGCAGCCTTTGTCCATTTCTACGGGGTCTCCAACCTGCAGGAATTCCGCCACGGCCTGGAAGGCGGCTGTACTGATGACTCACTCCTCTGAGCCGTCTCACCGGAGGGCGGGAGGGACTTCCCAAGTGCTTTTAAACACAACTTCTTTGCTGAAGTGACAGGAAGAGTCTCAGTTGTCTGTTTCTAGAGGAAACCTCTTAGAGAGTTGAGTCCGAGCAAGCTTCAGCCCACTTCCCACCCTGGGACAGTAAATTTTCCATTTCCCTGGCtgagggaaggtgggggtggcCACACGTCACCATGCCCCTCCTTGGCAGTCCCCTCAGCAAGGCGACTCTGTCCCTGCAGAGTACTTTGAAGCTCATGTTGAGATTTTACCCCTCCTCCAACCATTTTGGGGAAAAGTGATGAACTGGGACTCTTCGGAAATTCTGTTTCTGGAAGAAAAAGTCCCTCCCTTACCGCGTCCTTACTTTGTAACCTGGCTTATAACAGGCCACCGTTTTTGTAGCacacttttcaaaaacaattgtAACCGGTCCCATCTTTCCAGGGCCTGAATCTGCTTACACAGCAGGAAGAATAGAGTCACCAACTTTGATGCAGCCCGGCTAATCATGCAAATGTGTCCAGGCTTCAGATAACTTGagtttcaatgtttttttttcttggcagagtaatgtaaaattaaaaaggggaaagatatttaatatttaatactaagctttaaaaagaaatctgctaTCATTGCTATGTATCTTGATGCAAAGACTATGGTGATAATAAAAGAAAGTACAGAAGACAGTTAGTGTCCAAAGACTTAACATGCGTGGTCTCAGCCCTCTGCACTCTTGTCCGTGGGTTAGAATCAGCAAAGTCATCTCAGGCCCTGCTGAGGCACACATCTGGGTCCTCGGCATTGCTCGGCCAGCACGCGTGGGCCGCGGAGAAGCCGACTGAGTTCCCAGCATCTGCTCCTCAATACAGCCTTGTTTTTCTCTACTCATTGCACAGAATTTGACGAGAGAAATTCGCACACTGTATCACTTTGTAGTCGTGAGAAGGCCCTCAGAGGTGTCAGGCTGCGTCCCTTTTGAGTATCCAAGGTCAGCACATCTGAGAGCTTAGTTCCTTTCCGACTGCCTGCCATGCTTACGGTTGTGTCGTCAGGAGGTTAGTCCATGCTTTCTGTGCAGTCGTACAGTGTCACCTCCCAGCTAACGG from Rhinolophus ferrumequinum isolate MPI-CBG mRhiFer1 chromosome 27, mRhiFer1_v1.p, whole genome shotgun sequence includes these protein-coding regions:
- the ADIPOR1 gene encoding adiponectin receptor protein 1 isoform X2 → MSSHKGSAVVQGSGAPASNRAADTVELAELGPLLEEKGKRVIATPSKAEEEQACPVAPEEEEEVWEGRWRVIPYDVLPDWLKDNDYLLHGHRPPMPSFRACFKSIFRIHTETGNIWTHLLGFVLFLFLGILTMLRPNMHFMAPLQEKVVFGMFFLGAVLCLSFSWLFHTVYCHSEKVSRTFSKLDYSGIALLIMGSFVPWLYYSFYCSPQPRLIYLSVVCVLGISAIIVAQWDRFATPKHRQTRAGVFLGLGLSGVVPTMHFTIAEGFVKATTVGQMGWFFLMAVMYITGAGLYAARIPERFFPGKFDIWFQSHQIFHVLVVAAAFVHFYGVSNLQEFRHGLEGGCTDDSLL
- the ADIPOR1 gene encoding adiponectin receptor protein 1 isoform X1, with protein sequence MSSHKGSAVVQGSGAPASNRAADTVELAELGPLLEEKGKRVIATPSKAEEEQACPVAPEEEEEVRVLTLPLQAHHAMEKMEEFVYKVWEGRWRVIPYDVLPDWLKDNDYLLHGHRPPMPSFRACFKSIFRIHTETGNIWTHLLGFVLFLFLGILTMLRPNMHFMAPLQEKVVFGMFFLGAVLCLSFSWLFHTVYCHSEKVSRTFSKLDYSGIALLIMGSFVPWLYYSFYCSPQPRLIYLSVVCVLGISAIIVAQWDRFATPKHRQTRAGVFLGLGLSGVVPTMHFTIAEGFVKATTVGQMGWFFLMAVMYITGAGLYAARIPERFFPGKFDIWFQSHQIFHVLVVAAAFVHFYGVSNLQEFRHGLEGGCTDDSLL